The genomic interval ACTAAGCTTGGGTGAATCCATCACCGGCTGGAGCAAGATATCGATTTATTTAAGAGAATCGCCCAGAAAACGACTGCTACAGCAAGTGCAACTGCAAAAGCAAAGTAACATAGTAAACAGTTCTTAAGTTAGCGCTTATGAGGGTACGGGGGGAAAACTTTTTCAAAAGTTTTCCCCCCGTGAATACTTACGCTGGGTGACTTTGGCGATCGGTTTTTTTCCTGTTTTCCATAGCAGGTGGAAGTGGTTGGGTATCAAAGCACGGGCAAAACAGGGTGTTCGAGTCTCAACCGGCAGTTTCGCCGCTTGGCGATCGACAAACCGGTTTCTGTCGGTGTCGTCACGGAAGACGTTGCGCGTTTCGATCCCGCGGCGGATGATGTGATGCAACGCCCGCGCCGCGTCAATCCGTGCTTTTCGCGGGTGAGGTCTCCATATCACGGATGCTGAAACAAAGAAACGCGCAAATTCAACCCCGTCCCTCTTTTGCCACACATGACCTGTTAAACTGCCGAACCGCATATCTCGGCGGCCATATCGAGCGATGAAGCCATTGCGGCGCCATGCGCATTACGTACCATTCATGCCGCAATCGGCATTGCCCGACATGCCGGCACATGCCCCGGGATCACTGGCCCTGCAATTGTCACTACCCCTGCCAATCCACAAGTTTTCGGATGTCTGTTACCTTGAAAGCGGCGGCTGCTACGATCATTTTTGCCGCGTCGGCGCCGGCATGCTCGGCAATTGCGGTCTTGACTCCATCATACATGGGCCCAGCCTTCTGGATCTCGTTTACCTTTAGATAGAGTCGCACACCAGGGGTCTGGAATCCCACGGGGCTTTCGGTGAGGCAAAAGAGTACGGCCAATGGGTTTTCTTCAAGATTTTTCAGACTGCGGTTTTTGCCAAGCCCCAGAACAACCGAACCGTCTTCCATTAAGCGCAGACTGCCAAAGTAGGCGGCGTTGGGCTGTCCCTGTTTGTCGGCGGTACCCAAAACTCCAACTCTGCCGGGTTTGTTAACGATTTCGAACACCTCTTTACTGATTTCGACCATGGTATCCTCCTGAATGAAAACGGGTGGAAGCATATTACCGGTTCCGGGTTATCCCAGAATGTCCTATTGCTCATGCTCACCACAATATCGCCGGAAAGAATAAGGTTCTGTAGCGTTCGCTACAAAACGTTCATTTTTTTCGGAATGATCGTCTTAATCGGGCGATACGGCGGCCTTCTTCAAAATATAAGAACGGCCCTTCTTGTATATTTTACCGTCTTTTCCGAGTCTCTTTATCGCCTTGGTGATGGTCACTCGATGGGAACCGGTGAGAAAGCTCAGGTCTTCGTGAGTCAGTGGAAACTAGATGCGGAGTCCCTGGTCGACAGCAACGCCGTGATCACGGGCTACGTTGATCAATATCCGGTACAGCCGTTCTTCCAAAGAGGGTATGGCCATATCGCCTATCCGTGTGGACAGGGATTCGATCAGTTCGCTCTGCCTTTGAATCACCCGCAGACCGATGGAGGGGTGTTCCAGAATCAGTTGCTCGAAATCGGTTTTTTTAAATCCGCAGGTATAGGTATCTTCCTTGCACCATGCCGTTACGGGATAGTGGGTCGCTTCGCCGAAAATGTTTTCGCCCAAGGTATCGCCTCCTTTTCGATAATCGAGGGTTACCTCGCGGCCGTCTACAAAGGTTTTATTTAGTTTGATCCGTCCCGACTTGATCAGGAACATGGAGTCCGCAGCATCTCCCTGATGGAACACTGCCTCG from Deltaproteobacteria bacterium carries:
- a CDS encoding pyridoxamine 5'-phosphate oxidase family protein gives rise to the protein MVEISKEVFEIVNKPGRVGVLGTADKQGQPNAAYFGSLRLMEDGSVVLGLGKNRSLKNLEENPLAVLFCLTESPVGFQTPGVRLYLKVNEIQKAGPMYDGVKTAIAEHAGADAAKMIVAAAAFKVTDIRKLVDWQG